TGCTTGGATTGTATGGGTAAATCCATTTGTTCTTACTATCTGATTCATCATAGAGAACATCGCATTGTTCAAGTAAGTTCTTTCAGTTtgttcgttttttgtttttttttttttatttttgaaaacccaCTTCGAAGATCGAACTCTTATTAACATTTTTGTTCCACCAATTGTAGATAAGGAGGTATAACTACCACAATGTTATAAGGGTTAATGAAGTTCAAATGCACATAGACATTTCTGGTGTTCAACATTATGTAATCACCAGTGCTGAAATCATTTTTCTCAACGAACGCCCTCAATTAAGACCTGGTAAAGGAGTTACAAATACATGTGAAATTTGTGCCAGGAGCTTGCTTGATTCATTCAAATTTTGTTCTTTGGGTTGTAATGCTATAGGTTACGCATCAGCTCCCGTATTGAAATTATTTTAATAATTGTGTCTGCACATACGTACATGCGAAGAAAATGATGTATGCTATCGAAGAATCTGTGGAAAAGCTTTCCAAGTAAACATGTCAGATCCAGAACTTCAATCAAGCCACTTTGATATTTGTTCAGGTTGCAGGATAACAGAAAAGGAACGTCTGTACAGGAAAAGAAAAGGGAGGAAAGCGTTAACAGTTCGCCAACCAGTTTTTTACCTTCTGCACTCCCAATTGTTCTTACTCAATTGAAGTCTAGATATTGTATTCATGGTGATTCATTCTTTAGCAAAAACTTCTAGTACTCCATTGAAGTCTAGAGATAATATTCATTCTTTTACAAAAACTCATTTCAATAAAGACACGTCCTGCACGACTTTTTGCTGTCCAAGGAATACAAGAGATTATAGAAATCCCGGAGAAGAATTTGACCATCAATTACAATTTCAAATACATTGAAAATATAAGAGAGATCATAGCATTCTCTGTATCTTTCCGGTTTAATCCGTTAATATTAGGACTATATGACATCACAAAATCCTTAAGCCACAAGTTATATGAGAGAGCTAGAGAGACATAGCTTCCAACTCAATGTTGTTGAGGACATCCAGAATTTTAAAAGCGCATTCTTTTGACATGGCTCTCCGGGACGCTTATCAACTTCACTTGAACCGAAAGCTATAACGATTTTGAGCTTACAGATTCACCGGGAACAGTTGCATCTCTCTTTGATGGTGAATCCTGACATATTTCTGTTTCCTTCAAGAATCCTGACAAAATCTTCAAATAAGGTTTCAATGGGTACACACTTTGCCAATTGGAGTTCATATACGCTTTTCAAATTAACGAGAAAAGAGTAGTCATCATCGCCTCCCTGAAATCTCGAAACATGTCAAATTTGAGATTTCAATCCAGTTGATAACAATAAAGGTCttggaaatggaaatggaaatggaaatggaCATACCTCTACTTGTTTAATTGCAGACTTAAGCTTTGTTATAAGTTCATACTCTAGCTCCTTTAATTTAGTGTGTGCACAATCTTGCAGGTCTCCTTGACTCTCAGTAGAACAAAATCTCATAGCCTTGACACAGGACCTCAAAGGTTCTTTTTCACCATGTTTGAAAAATGCTTCTTTAATGGACCGGAGAACTTTTTCAAAATTCTAAGCCAGCAAGCAAAATTAGCAGACAGCATGAAACGGGGAATCCTAAATAAGAAACATTATTCAGATGAGCAAGAAATGTGGAGTCTATGGACCTACCTGTTCTTGCCTCTTAAGCGAATATAGCTCGAGATTCATATTCAGAATTATCTCTACGAGCGGTGACACTTTGTCCTTGTCAGCCATGAATTTGGGCAACAGTTTTGGGTAATTGTTCATCATTGCTAAAGTTATGTCCCGTCTATTATTTTCCAGTGCTTCCTAGAAAATATAAACAGAGATCTCAAAGGCATGAACAGAACAAAATAGAGAATAGATAGACCACATATTAATGAGAAGAATTGAGAGTTTGGGCATGTTCACTACGACTCGCAGTAGAATAACTACCTTGTTGCAAGTTAAAGTCTCTAATTAAGAAGAATGGGGGTTAAAAAATACATGGCTTAATAAGACCTATGTGCAAGCAAGAGTAGGCAAATGCGACTGTGAAATAAGCCACTACTCTGAAATTAATTAACATTATCCATCTCATTAGATATATATCCATCTCATTAGGTCTTAAACTTTTTTATATCTTCTACTTTGACATCAATAAACTCTCTAAAAAGGAAAAGGAGATAGAGCATCCAACTTCAACAAAATTCAGTAACATCACATCAAGCTAGTGGAGGTATTACCTCGAAAAGCATCATGAGCAATTCAACCGTAGCAGATTTAGGACTCTTTTCATACTGCTCCACCCAGTTCTTGACCAATGGGGAATTTGCTTCCCATTACCTTTGACGGTATCTAGAAAGCACATCCAAAAACCCAGCTTTCCAAATTAAAAACAGTAACACCAAAATCAGGTATGAAGACTAACAAAGAGGCATTCACATTATCGTTGGTACTTATGTGGTAAAATCTCCTATCTAGTATCATATGTGTACATGAAGGGACAACTCAGGTAAACTTTGGAGCCCAGTGAACAACACAACCTGAAAGCTGTCAAAATTATGAGACAAAGCAAAATGAAGTTCATTCTTCATTAGAGAACCCCACATTAAATGAAAAAAATAGTGATGCTGGCCTCACCAATCATATCTTTATCTGAATTCAAGGTCAGCAAAGCTGCAAAAGTAACATGGTTCTGAATCAATTAAGCAATTCCCACAAGTCAAATTGGATCAAGCATACAGTTAAACAAGAGATGGCATATGGTTTCAAAATCATCATGTCAGACACTAAATCATTACAGTTAGCTGCAATAAGAATAGATATTGATGGCAAAATGAGACAAAAATCCACCCATACAATCAGACTCCAAAGCCCAAACTCTATTTTCAGTATTGTTATACTGTAGCAGCGATAGGAAGATTAGACACCCACTTATCATTCAGGGTTCTCATTCAGCTCAGAGTTGCTGATGGACGTCAAAGATTTGCCATTCAACACCATTAGTAAACCTGGAAACTCATTGTGGTCCGTGTTCACCAATATTGTCTTAGCTAAAATGGAACAATCTAACATGAAATTCTCATTCGGGACTTTCTTCAAACAACTTGTGGGCGTAAAATCCTCATTCGAGTTACAGATTTAACAACAACCCACTCTTAACCTCTACAAATATTAGATCGACATATTCTATAAGAAACCACCTGAACAATGATATTGATCAAGAAAAAGCTTAGCTGGATTCAGAAATTGAGCCGAAACACATTATTGGAAatcaaatcaaaacattaaaacaAAACACATGTGATAATAACCAGGCAACATGCCTTTTACGCATTCAAAGTAATAGAATTCCACCTTGAGATTGGTGTTTCTGGTAACCTGAAATTGGTATTTCTGGTACCCTGAGATTGTTGTTTCTAGCCAGAGATGTTTGTAATTTCGGCTCAATTCCTGGTGCTAAACCTAGTAAAaagaattgatttttattgagatTGAAAAAATACCTCTAATTTAAACACCAACAGCAGCCCCAGATAAATTCTCCTCGACAACAACTACATCAACATGGAGATGAGACGATATGATTTGATTGGTTTCATCGgtttttccaacagttttttctaaaataaacaaaaccataaaattttgtttttatgaAGGTTAAAACCGTAAAAGTGAAATCTAGTACCCTCCCGATTagaaaaccagcctatttttgaAATGTCTAAAGAAAACCAGCCTATAttaaaagaacggagggagtattaattattaaattttatattatattcttTTCTTTATTCGATGATTAACATTTACGGAAGATAACGTTTTTCCTTTATGATATGCATCGTCGGGTATACCGTGGATATGGATTTTATATATTCCTCAACCATGAGAATATGATTATAGTCATTCTCTATTTCTATCGGGTGCAATTAACATCTATTGGTTATTCctgagagaaagaaaaaaaaatcataacgtCTATATTTATGAGACATGGGTGATCAACTTTGTAAAGTAAGTTCATTTTTGTTCACTATCGCAATTTAATTACCTTGAGAGTAACGAATCatgtgcatggttgaaaaacatACGGCTAATTAAGTTTGTTCACTGGACAAGGATCATGTGATTTATCCATATAATTTCTCTTTTCAACCATAAATTGGATTTTCCATATGCGATGACTAAAACgacatatattttttttcttttgtcgaTTAAAATTTGGTAAATTGTACAAACTAATTGATGGTGGGTTTTCTCCATTAGTTCACTATGTTAGATGTAAGAATTGGCATTATAAGAAACTTTAGctgatttgatttgattattttttttctttgccgtctatatatttttttttaaaaacgttTACTATCAAATATGGGTTTATCTAATCATAAACCattggtttctatttttatttacaTGAAACCATTCTTTAGCTTCCTAATTAGTTTTGTTGTTACTTCTCTTTTGGAGTTAAGAGTCTCGATTCAATACCTTTTAAAGGATTTTTGTACAACTATGAAAAGCTAAACCCATCTATGCCAAGACTAGAGGGGAAGCTTTATGAGATCAATCTGATCATAAATGAAACTTCACGTTTTAATCCATCTCATCTTTGTTTGGTTACAATTTTGTGTTGAGTATGTTTACAAACTTCTTAGATTTAGTTTGATTTCCGGATACATTGAATGCTATGAAATCCCTGTGACATTTCTCAATTGGGCTTtattttagttacataatcaaacCTTACGAGATGGTGCTTTTGGTTGCTGTTAGAATTATACATGCCATATTTTCTGGGTAAAGAAGATTACTATCTGTCTTTATTCGACTTATCATTTGATCACATATAAGAATTTGAAAGTTATTAGGTGGAACCTAGAAGTTTTGGTAGATTTACATCAACTATTATTTCTTCCTTTTACAATTATCTCTTGCTTTGTTATCGAATACAACTCAATTACAATATTGTGGTTTGAACTCGTTCCGACTATATTACATTTCTTTCactttgatactctgaaaagagtgatcaaattttggcgttgggccaggGATTGTTTAGTGTTCTTTTGAGTTCAGTTTTTTTTAGGAcagttttagttttgttttattttagtgtttgttgatttcttttgcTTCATTACAGGAGTAAGATAGGTTTAAATCCTTGAAGATATTAGGAGCTAGTACTGTTGCATGGAACATGCGATGTTGTTTCAGTTGTGGGTAGGATGAAATCTAGCCAAAAATCGCAGCGATTTCGTATTTGAAATGATGAGGCTACCAAGTTCTAGAGAAATACTCGGTTaaacccactagcattggtatgtcaagttagttgtcaaatttagatgacaaaacacattcttgatttagtcaCTAAACTCAGTTTCGGTCTAGACTAGGTTTAAAATTTAGAGTATAAATTCAAAAGAATCCTTGAAGAATGGAGATTGAAGAGTACACGAAGACATATTGGAGTGCTTCATTAAAGTTTAGTAACAAACTCTTGATTCACTTGTTTCCTCTACCTCTTATCTATCAAAACcagtgctcactctatggaacaatttctatgacggtaaatatatatatttatatatacacTCGAGGATGTTTGATCCCATGAATTTTGTGAGAATGATCTTTATCACTAGAAAGGTCCTCATGTTGTAGTGAATGAGAATATGAATGCAACGAGCCAAGgatcactcaattctgagttataatgaagaagttatgagtgattaaTTAACGCGACACTTATGTGTTGCTAAGGTTGATTTCGTGAATAGAAAACTGTACACGAACTTTTGGCAACAGTTAGCGAACTAAAACCgtgaatacgtgactaaaagcctattttggtCAAGTATTTGGGTGTTTCCTTTCCTAGACAATGTAGCTTTGTTTCCAAGCAATCTAGCcttgatcattcatcataaataGGGGTTTCATGTAACCACACAAACTATCCCTTGAAAAATTATGTGTGGGTTTCATAAGGTTGTTCTCCATTAAGAGGaagcgatgtttgtaccgtctaGTAAATAGACTGAGAACCCGCTAATCCATCCTGTGAAAGAAGATTCCAGAagtcttgtttcccaagttgcctGCACATGAAGTTTATATCATAATTAGGGTATACATAAattatataaatacatgtatcctacaCCCTAAGGATATACGGAATGCCGGGTTAGTTAACCCGAAGTAATATCATTGTATTATGATCATCAATAAAATCCCTCCCAACGGGATTCCATCTGTGGATATAGGCATCatttgccgaaccacgttaaattcttgtaTCCTCTATTTATCTTTTATATGTTTTCTAAACCTAGTTTATATCATCATCACcaaatcaattgtgttttgtgcctaaaagtaattttgggtacaaacactgccttagcttaaatctaaagcaaccttgatcttgaaagtccataaaaggagaacctcaaaccaatgggatctttgaatccctgtcactatttttgtgtgtcctagttgtaaactaaagTCATCCTCTCCTTAAAACCCttatagggtttagcgactaaaaagacttcacctagggattcgtgaagccaggtccaattatCATTATCTTGACagttcgtgtatcatgatcttgttttgattatcGATCCttgctccaacaaacaagatagatataaatcacaaagttttttcatcccagactttgtgattccacaagtttatacatgtgaggtgaataataatctaggatgctcttcgggagtcataacaCTGGATTTTGagttttgctagactttgtctattgcaatcgatttcctacctcacctgaTCTTTAATCagaacgaaaatcacatataggcttatccgtgggaggcagattggtttaaagtcttcaattaagttgaagcaactcttaggatgtaaaggacgtcagctaagggaatcaattgtgcggaatcctgctgggattgaAGAGGCGTAACAAGCGTgaatgtaactgaattgttgtaaCGGTTTAagtcggtctcaactacattccagtccgaagttttgatagtaggctagtgtctgtagcgacttaatacaatttggtgttcaagtctggactagatcccagggtttttttgcatcaacggttttcttgttaacaaaatttcgggtgtttgtgttatttcttttccgcattatattatttatctttataattgaaatattacgggttgtacgttaaaatcaattcaagtagattAACCCATcgaaattgttggatacgacttgattgattcttggatattgatctttggaatcgtccaagtactctcgcggtataatcaggttcgcggacttgtGTCTGTaccattctgattgtgagagaaagagatataatctCTTCATATccttcctgattgagattcattaagttgaactctcggaattatatttgagtttagtccatacaggttgcctaaaaaAAAGTTGgttgtgtattttggtacccccacgttctcaaagacttttgataccaatctgcctctaacaaaaagcctatttgatttccctttagatcaatgATCAGGGCTTGGAAATCTATTTGCAATAGACATAGGTAGCAAACTTCACAATCCGGAAtacttacactcacttagatgagaagcctggatcTTTTACCACAtctcaagaaaaatcttcaacccacttaagatcaattttcagatatctatcttgaggaatcacaaagtctgagatgaagagaactttgcgattactatcaaTCTTTcgtga
This portion of the Papaver somniferum cultivar HN1 chromosome 11, ASM357369v1, whole genome shotgun sequence genome encodes:
- the LOC113325410 gene encoding sister-chromatid cohesion protein 3-like; this translates as MMLFEEALENNRRDITLAMMNNYPKLLPKFMADKDKVSPLVEIILNMNLELYSLKRQEQNFEKVLRSIKEAFFKHGEKEPLRSCVKAMRFCSTESQGDLQDCAHTKLKELEYELITKLKSAIKQVEGGDDDYSFLVNLKSVYELQLAKCVPIETLFEDFVRILEGNRNMSGFTIKERCNCSR